GCGCTCGATGCCGAGTCCTACCTTGATGCACTGTGAGGTCCTGTTCTTCACAGCTCCCTGGTGCGATCCCTGCCATCAGGCAGCCCCGATCTTCTCTGAGGTGACGAGAGAGCTCGGCATCGCCGCATCGATCGTCGATGCCGACTTGACCCCGGACCTGGCCGACAGGTTCGGGGTTGAGTCTCTCCCAACGGTCGTCGTCCTCTGTGAGGGTGAGGTTCGCGATAGTCTTGCAGGGACCAGGCCCAAAGCTGAGCTGCGGAGCTTCCTTCGCCGTTCAATCGGCGCGGTACACCCGCCTGACGGCCCCGGGGTGGCAGACTAGAACAGGTCCAGCAGAGGAGTAGACATGGCACATCCGTCCGACAGCAGCGCGGGATCGGCACGTGCCTCGGCCGGCAATCGGCTCGACCCCTGGTACTCCTCCTACGCGGACAGATCGCTCGGCATGCGGGCCTCCGAGGTGCGCAGCCTCTTCGCGGTCGCCAACAGGCCCGAGGTCGTGTCCCTCGCCGGCGGCATGCCCAATATCGAGGGTCTCCCTCTCGACTTCCTTGCGGAAATGACGGCCAGGCTCCTGCGGGATCGCGGCCCCAAGCTGCTCCAGTACGGCGGAGGTCAGGGTGAGGAGGAGATCCGCACCCAGATCGTCGAGGTCATGCGCTATGACGGCATCCACGCGCATCCCGACGATGTCATCGTGACGACGGGCTCCCAGCAGGCGCTCGACCTCATGACCCAGATCTTTATCAACCCAGGCGACGCGATCGTCGCCGAAGCCCCCTCCTACGTGGGCGCGCTCGGCGTCTTCCGGGCCTACCAGGCCGAGGTCATCCACACCCCCATGGACGATCACGGCCTCATCCCCTCGGCCCTCGAAGAGACACTGCGGCGCGCCGAGGCCCTGGGCAAGCAGGTGAAGTTCCTCTACACGGTCCCGAACTTCCACAACCCTGCGGGCGTCACACTGTCCCTCGAGCGGCGACCCCAGGTCGTTGAGATCTGTCGGCGCCACGGCGTCATCATCCTCGAGGACAATCCCTACGGCCTTCTCGGCTTCGACTCGGAGCCCCTGCCTGCTCTTCAGACCTTCGATCCCGATGCCGTCGTCTATCTGGGATCGTTCTCGAAGATCTTCGCCCCCGGCTATCGTGTCGGGTGGGCGCTTGCGCCTCACGCCGTCACCCAACGCATGGTCCTTGCCGCGGAATCGGCGATTCTGTCGCCGAACATGATGGGACAGCTCTCGATCGCGGAGTACCTCAAGTCCTACGACTGGTTCCAGCAGGTCAAGGAGTACCGCAGCATGTACCGTGAGCGCCGCGATGCGATGCTCGAGTCCCTTGCGGAGTATCTGCCGAGTTCAACATGGACAGTCCCGGACGGTGGTTTCTACACCTGGGTGACGCTGCCCGAGGGCCTGGACGCCCATGCGATGCTTCCACGGGCCGTCACCCACCGCGTCGCCTATGTCTCCGGCACGGCATTCTTCGCCAACGGCGAGGGCCGAGATTACATGCGGCTCTCCTACTGCTATCCCACGCCTGAGAACATCCGTGAGGGCGTCCGCCGCCTCGGTACCGTCGTCGAGGCAGAGAAGGAGCTCGTCAACATGTTCGGTGCACAGCGCCGGACACCGCCGGGATCCACTGTTGAATATCCGTCGACCGAGACCATCTGAAGCTGGAGCAGCCATGACTCAACCACGCACTGTCGCGATTCTCGCCGGAGGACTCAACCACGAGCGGGACGTGTCGATCCACTCGGGTCGCCGCGTTGCGGGCGCCCTCGCGGAGGCCGGCTTCCACGTCAAGATGCTCGATGTCGACTCGAACCTCCTCCAGCGCCTGGATGCGATCGAACCGGACGTCGTCTGGCCTCTCATCCACGGTTCGACGGGTGAGGACGGCTCTCTGCAGGATCTCCTCGAGCTCATCGGCCTGCCCTATGTGGGCTCAAACGCCCACGGCTGCCGGCTTGGCTTCCAGAAGCCGGTGGCGAAGACGATCCTCTCGAATGTGGGCATCGCGGTGCCGGATTCCACGTCGCTTCCCCAGTCCCTCTTCCGTGAGGTTGGTGCAACCGCGATCCTCGATCTCGTCGCCGCCCGCTACGGCTTCCCCGTTGTCGTCAAGCCCGCGGCCGGAGGCAGCGCCCTCGGTGTCAGCATTGTCTCGGAGGCGAAGGACCTGCCCGGCGCGATGGTCGATAGCTTCGCGTACGGCAATCAGGTCCTCATCGAGAAGTACATCGCGGGCTCCGAAGTGGCCGTGTCCGTCATCGAGGTCGAGAAGGGCGAACCATTCGCACTTCCGCCCGTCGAGATCGTCACCAACGGCCGTTACGACTACGACGCCCGGTACAACGCCGGTCGGTCGGAGTACTTCGTCCCTGCCCGACTCTCGGACGACCTGCTCGACAGGTGTATGGAAGCAGCACTGACCGCCCACCGCACTCTCCATCTGCGCCATATCTCCCGCACGGACCTCATCGTGGACGCCGATGGCACACCGTGGTTCATCGATGTCAATTCCGCACCTGGAATGACACAGACATCACTCCTCCCACAGGCCGTTACGCGATACGCCGAGGAGAACGGAATGGCCCCGACAGATCTGTATGCACAAATCGTCGAGGCCGCACTCACGTTCTGACCTACACGCCGTCCGGAATCCGTTCGACGGGCAGCGAAAGGACGTCGAGGATGCGGTTGAGATCCTCGATTGAGCCGAAGTCCACGGTCATCGTCCCCTTCCGTGCGCCCAAGCGAATCTTGACGCGGGTATCGAGCCTGTTGGACAGGTCTTCCGACAGTCGCATGAGCTGTGGAGCCGTCTCGCGAGTAGCCCGCCCTGCAGAACGCACACGCGGTTCGTCACCCAGCGCGACGATCTCTTCGACGGCGCGAACCGAGAGGCCCTCTGCGACGATCCGCTGAGCGAGGCGTTCCATGGCAGCAGGATCTGTCAGTCCTAGCAGTGCCCGTGCGTGCCCGGCTGAGAGCACTCCCGCGGCGACCCGCCGCTGCACGAGGGGCGGCAGCTTGAGCAGCCGAAGTGTATTGGAGATCTGCGGTCGCGAGCGTGCGATTCGGCGCGACAGCTCCTCCTGCGTGCATCCGAAGTCCTCGAGAAGCTGCTGATAGGCGGAGGCCTCTTCGAGGGGATTCAACTCGACGCGATGGAGGTTCTCCAACAGAGCATCGCGAAGCAGATCATCATCGGCGGTATCGCGGACAATTGCCGGAATCGACTCCAGGCCAGCTCTCGCCGAGGCGCGCCAGCGACGCTCGCCCATGATGAGCTCATATCCTCCATCGGGAACATGTCTCACGACAATGGGTTGGAGTAATCCAACCTCGGCGATGGAGTCTGCGAGCTCGGCCAGTTCGTCCTCGTCGAAGACTGTGCGGGGCTGCTTCGTATTGGCAAAAATCTGGTCAACAGGAATCTCAGTGAGCACCGCGCCTGGTACGGGAACGAGCCCCGCAGGTTCGTCTGGTGTTGGCACGTAGGGCTCCGGAGTCTCCACTTGGTCGAGTGCCTCCGGAGTAGGTGCGGATTCGACAGCCGTCAATGGGCCGTCACCGAAGAAGACATCGATCGCCTGCCGCTTGGGGAGGTCACCGTCGGTCTCTTGGGGTGCAGGGAATAGCGCCGAGATTCCCTTCCCGAGACTCTTGCGCGCCGGAGTTTTCCGCCGTTCTGCCATTACTTCGCCCCCTGCTTCACGATCTCCAACGCTGCCTGCTCATACGCAATGGCACCAGGCGAGGAGGGGTTGTACGTGATGACTGTCTGTTCGAAGCTCGGTGCCTCAGAAATTCGAACGGATCGCGGAATTTTGGTGTTGAGCGTCTTGTCCGGGAAGTGCTCCCGCACGTCCTGGGCCACCTCGTTCGCGAGGTTTGTCCGACGATCGAACATCGTCAACAGGATAGTTGAAATATCAAGTACT
This is a stretch of genomic DNA from Flaviflexus salsibiostraticola. It encodes these proteins:
- a CDS encoding thioredoxin family protein → MHCEVLFFTAPWCDPCHQAAPIFSEVTRELGIAASIVDADLTPDLADRFGVESLPTVVVLCEGEVRDSLAGTRPKAELRSFLRRSIGAVHPPDGPGVAD
- a CDS encoding PLP-dependent aminotransferase family protein, with product MAHPSDSSAGSARASAGNRLDPWYSSYADRSLGMRASEVRSLFAVANRPEVVSLAGGMPNIEGLPLDFLAEMTARLLRDRGPKLLQYGGGQGEEEIRTQIVEVMRYDGIHAHPDDVIVTTGSQQALDLMTQIFINPGDAIVAEAPSYVGALGVFRAYQAEVIHTPMDDHGLIPSALEETLRRAEALGKQVKFLYTVPNFHNPAGVTLSLERRPQVVEICRRHGVIILEDNPYGLLGFDSEPLPALQTFDPDAVVYLGSFSKIFAPGYRVGWALAPHAVTQRMVLAAESAILSPNMMGQLSIAEYLKSYDWFQQVKEYRSMYRERRDAMLESLAEYLPSSTWTVPDGGFYTWVTLPEGLDAHAMLPRAVTHRVAYVSGTAFFANGEGRDYMRLSYCYPTPENIREGVRRLGTVVEAEKELVNMFGAQRRTPPGSTVEYPSTETI
- a CDS encoding D-alanine--D-alanine ligase family protein gives rise to the protein MTQPRTVAILAGGLNHERDVSIHSGRRVAGALAEAGFHVKMLDVDSNLLQRLDAIEPDVVWPLIHGSTGEDGSLQDLLELIGLPYVGSNAHGCRLGFQKPVAKTILSNVGIAVPDSTSLPQSLFREVGATAILDLVAARYGFPVVVKPAAGGSALGVSIVSEAKDLPGAMVDSFAYGNQVLIEKYIAGSEVAVSVIEVEKGEPFALPPVEIVTNGRYDYDARYNAGRSEYFVPARLSDDLLDRCMEAALTAHRTLHLRHISRTDLIVDADGTPWFIDVNSAPGMTQTSLLPQAVTRYAEENGMAPTDLYAQIVEAALTF
- a CDS encoding ParB/RepB/Spo0J family partition protein, giving the protein MAERRKTPARKSLGKGISALFPAPQETDGDLPKRQAIDVFFGDGPLTAVESAPTPEALDQVETPEPYVPTPDEPAGLVPVPGAVLTEIPVDQIFANTKQPRTVFDEDELAELADSIAEVGLLQPIVVRHVPDGGYELIMGERRWRASARAGLESIPAIVRDTADDDLLRDALLENLHRVELNPLEEASAYQQLLEDFGCTQEELSRRIARSRPQISNTLRLLKLPPLVQRRVAAGVLSAGHARALLGLTDPAAMERLAQRIVAEGLSVRAVEEIVALGDEPRVRSAGRATRETAPQLMRLSEDLSNRLDTRVKIRLGARKGTMTVDFGSIEDLNRILDVLSLPVERIPDGV